In one Vicugna pacos chromosome 22, VicPac4, whole genome shotgun sequence genomic region, the following are encoded:
- the SLC25A41 gene encoding mitochondrial carrier protein SCaMC-3L codes for MGAQPEEAQKPCSTVQTLFKRVKALLTKANTPHPPPPPSRNPGCTHVYGYVFGHVRESELEHLPSQQVLDTGEQLMVPVDVLEVDNEGALWKFLLSGATAGAVSRTGTAPLDRAKVYMQVYSSKTNFMNLLGGLRSMVQEGGFRSLWRGNGMNVLKIAPEYAIKFSVFEQCKNYFCGVHGSPPFQERLLAGSLAVATSQTLINPMEVLKTRLTLRRTGQYKGLLDCARQTLEQEGTRALYRGYLPNMLGIIPYACTDLAVYEMLRCFWLKSGRDMEDPSGLVSLSSVTLSTTCGQMASYPLTLVRTRMQAQDTVEGSNPTMRGVFRRILAQQGWPGLYRGMTPTLLKVLPAGGISYVVYEAMKKTLGV; via the exons ATGGGAGCCCAACCTGAGGAAGCTCAGAAACCTTGCTCAACGGTCCAGACCCTGTTTAAGAGGGTCAAGGCCTTACTCACCAAAGCCAacaccccacacccacccccacccccctcccggAACCCAGGCTGTACGCACGTGTATGGGTACGTGTTTGGGCACGTGCGTGAAAGTGAACTGGAGCATCTCCCATCACAGCAG GTGCTGGACACGGGAGAGCAGCTCATGGTCCCCGTGGATGTCCTGGAAGTGGATAACGAGGGAGCTCTGTGGAAATTTCTCCTCTCGGGAGCCACGGCTGGGGCAGTGTCTCGCACCGGCACGGCCCCTCTGGACCGGGCCAAGGTGTACATGCAG GTCTACTCCTCCAAGACGAATTTCATGAACCTGCTGGGAGGTCTCCGGAGCATGGTCCAGGAGGGGGGGTTCCGCTCCCTGTGGCGCGGCAACGGTATGAACGTACTCAAGATCGCCCCGGAGTACGCCATCAAGTTCTCCGTTTTCGAACAG TGTAAGAACTACTTCTGTGGAGTGCATGGGTCCCCACCCTTTCAGGAACGTCTCCTTGCTGGCTCCCTGGCTGTGGCCACTTCCCAGACGCTCATCAACCCCATGGAG GTGCTGAAGACACGGCTGACCCTGCGCCGGACCGGCCAGTACAAGGGGCTGCTGGACTGTGCCAGGCAGACCCTGGAGCAGGAGGGCACCCGTGCCCTTTACCGAGGTTACCTGCCCAACATGCTGGGCATCATCCCCTACGCCTGCACCGACCTGGCCGTCTACGAG ATGCTCAGGTGCTTCTGGCTGAAGTCGGGCAGGGACATGGAGGACCCTAGCGGCCTAGTCAGTCTGTCATCCGTGACACTGTCCACAACCTGTGGCCAGATGGCCAGCTACCCGCTGACTTTAGTGCGCACCAGGATGCAGGCCCAAG ACACTGTGGAGGGCTCGAACCCCACCATGCGTGGAGTCTTCCGGCGGATCCtggcccagcagggctggccggGGCTGTACCGAGGCATGACCCCCACGCTACTGAAGGTGTTGCCGGCAGGTGGCATCAGCTACGTGGTGTACGAAGCCATGAAGAAGACCCTGGGCGTATAA